One Georgenia wutianyii DNA segment encodes these proteins:
- a CDS encoding ABC transporter substrate-binding protein, with product MTRSSLRLTGATLAVSALVLAGCGSETSPGTGSGTGSDSGDTYSVGITQLVSHPSLDAAREGFKAALADAGLEVEYDEQSAQGDQATATSIATTFASADHDLVLAIATPTAQATAQAITDVPVLVTAVTEPQEAGLVDSWDAPGGNVTGTSDLNPVAEQLELLTELAPDAETVGIVHSSGEVNSEVQVELAREAAADLGLTIEVATVTNSGEVQQAADSLDVDAFYVPTDNAVVSGIESLLQVAETKSLPVVSAEGDTVDRGAIATYGIDYEQLGYQTGEMAARILLEGADPAEMPIEQQSDFLLIVNPAAAERMGVELPAELLERADKVIE from the coding sequence ATGACGCGCTCATCCCTCCGGCTCACCGGAGCCACCCTGGCCGTGTCCGCCCTCGTCCTCGCCGGCTGCGGCAGCGAGACGAGCCCGGGCACCGGGTCCGGGACGGGCAGCGACTCGGGCGACACGTACTCGGTCGGCATCACCCAGCTCGTCTCCCACCCCTCCCTCGACGCCGCACGCGAGGGATTCAAGGCCGCCCTCGCCGACGCCGGGCTCGAGGTCGAGTACGACGAGCAGAGCGCGCAGGGCGACCAGGCCACCGCGACCTCGATCGCCACCACCTTCGCCTCGGCCGACCACGACCTCGTCCTCGCCATCGCGACGCCGACGGCGCAGGCCACCGCCCAGGCGATCACCGACGTCCCGGTCCTCGTCACCGCCGTCACCGAGCCGCAGGAGGCCGGGCTGGTCGACAGCTGGGACGCCCCGGGCGGCAACGTCACCGGCACGAGCGACCTCAACCCCGTCGCGGAGCAGCTCGAGCTCCTCACCGAGCTCGCCCCCGACGCCGAGACGGTCGGGATCGTGCACTCCTCCGGAGAGGTGAACTCCGAGGTCCAGGTCGAGCTCGCCCGCGAGGCGGCCGCCGATCTCGGCCTCACCATCGAGGTCGCGACGGTGACGAACTCCGGGGAGGTGCAGCAGGCCGCCGACTCCCTGGACGTCGACGCCTTCTACGTCCCGACGGACAACGCGGTCGTCTCCGGGATCGAGTCGCTCCTCCAGGTCGCCGAGACGAAGTCGCTGCCGGTCGTCTCCGCCGAGGGGGACACGGTCGACCGCGGGGCGATCGCCACCTACGGGATCGACTACGAGCAGCTCGGCTACCAGACCGGTGAGATGGCCGCGCGCATCCTCCTCGAGGGCGCCGACCCCGCCGAGATGCCGATCGAGCAGCAGAGCGACTTCCTCCTCATCGTCAACCCGGCCGCCGCCGAGCGCATGGGCGTGGAGCTCCCCGCCGAGCTGCTCGAGCGGGCCGACAAGGTCATCGAGTAG
- a CDS encoding glycoside hydrolase family 65 protein has protein sequence MTTPALPVEPWCLREQGEHGEYLGQLESLFALSNGHLGLRGNLDEGEPAAQHGTYLAGFFEEHPLPYAEAGYGYPESGQTIVNVTNGKLIRLLVDDEPFDMRYGEVVSHERVLDLRAGTLRRVTEWISPAGRRIIVRSTRMVSFTHRAVAAIDYEVEPVDGRTRIIVQSMLVANEEPPDHPGDDPRVAAALRDPLVPIAQDVEQDGVVLLHRTRASELTMGAGMDHDIECPNQYEVEHEAREDWARTSVVTVLEAGQTLRVVKHLAYGWSATRSLHAVRDQVAAALTSARYAGWDTLLRDQRQYLDDFWSVADVEVEGDPILQQAIRFSLFELLQAGARTEGRAIGAKGLTGTGYDGHTFWDIEGFVMPVLIMTAPEAAAHALRWRASTLPLARARARTLGLKGATFPWRTIRGEETSAYWPAGTAAFHVNADIVRAFEAYRFVTGDDSLERECGAEVHIETARLWMSLGHHDRDGVWHIQGVTGPDEYTAVIDCNVFTNLMAALNLRVADNACGRHPEVAAAHGVTEDERAAWRTAADAVHVPYDETLGVHPQCEQFTTYAEWDFDSGTQYPLMLHAPYFQLYRTQVIKQADLVLALHWRGRMFTPEEKARNLDYYERRTVRDSSLSATTQAVVCAEVGHLDLAHAYLHETALVDLRDLQGNTSQGLHIASLAGTWSALVDGFGGLRDHNSRPQVSPALPDSVRRLSFRILWHGTPIKVEATHETVTCTLLGEAGELDVRIYDEDVTVRTGHPVIRPMRERVPLLPAPTQPPGRAPRPAGRLPRTIPAEK, from the coding sequence GTGACCACTCCGGCGCTGCCAGTCGAGCCCTGGTGCCTGCGCGAGCAGGGGGAGCACGGGGAGTACCTCGGCCAGCTCGAGTCGCTCTTCGCCCTGTCCAACGGGCACCTCGGTCTGCGGGGGAACCTCGACGAGGGCGAGCCGGCCGCCCAGCACGGCACCTACCTCGCCGGCTTCTTCGAGGAGCACCCGCTCCCGTACGCGGAGGCCGGCTACGGCTACCCCGAGTCGGGGCAGACGATCGTCAACGTCACCAACGGCAAGCTCATCCGCCTGCTGGTCGACGACGAGCCCTTCGACATGCGCTACGGCGAGGTGGTCTCCCACGAGCGGGTGCTCGACCTCCGCGCAGGCACCCTGCGGCGGGTGACCGAGTGGATCTCCCCCGCCGGACGGCGGATCATCGTCCGCTCCACCCGGATGGTGTCCTTCACCCACCGGGCCGTCGCCGCCATCGACTACGAGGTCGAGCCGGTGGACGGGCGCACCCGCATCATCGTCCAGTCGATGCTCGTCGCGAACGAGGAGCCGCCGGACCACCCCGGGGACGACCCCCGGGTCGCCGCGGCCCTGCGCGACCCCCTCGTCCCGATCGCCCAGGACGTCGAGCAGGACGGTGTCGTCCTCCTCCACCGCACGCGCGCCTCCGAGCTGACGATGGGCGCCGGCATGGACCACGACATCGAGTGCCCCAACCAGTACGAGGTGGAGCACGAGGCCCGGGAGGACTGGGCGCGCACGAGCGTCGTCACCGTGCTCGAGGCCGGGCAGACGCTGCGCGTGGTCAAGCACCTCGCCTACGGGTGGTCGGCGACGCGCAGCCTGCACGCCGTGCGCGACCAGGTGGCGGCCGCGCTCACGAGCGCCCGCTACGCCGGGTGGGACACGCTGCTGCGCGACCAGCGTCAGTACCTCGACGACTTCTGGAGCGTGGCGGACGTCGAGGTCGAGGGCGACCCGATCCTCCAGCAGGCCATCCGGTTCAGCCTCTTCGAGCTGCTCCAGGCCGGCGCCCGCACCGAGGGCCGGGCGATCGGCGCCAAGGGGCTCACCGGGACCGGCTACGACGGCCACACCTTCTGGGACATCGAGGGCTTCGTCATGCCGGTGCTCATCATGACCGCCCCGGAGGCCGCCGCCCACGCGCTGCGCTGGCGGGCCTCGACCCTGCCGCTGGCACGGGCGCGTGCCAGGACCCTCGGGCTGAAGGGGGCGACCTTCCCGTGGCGCACCATCCGGGGTGAGGAGACCTCCGCCTACTGGCCGGCCGGGACGGCTGCGTTCCACGTCAACGCCGACATCGTGCGCGCCTTCGAGGCCTACCGCTTCGTCACCGGGGACGACAGCCTCGAGCGCGAGTGCGGCGCCGAGGTGCACATCGAGACGGCCCGGCTGTGGATGTCCCTCGGCCACCACGACCGCGACGGCGTCTGGCACATCCAGGGCGTCACCGGCCCGGACGAGTACACCGCGGTCATCGACTGCAACGTCTTCACCAACCTCATGGCGGCCCTCAACCTGCGGGTCGCCGACAACGCGTGCGGACGCCACCCGGAGGTCGCCGCGGCGCACGGGGTGACCGAGGACGAGCGTGCCGCCTGGCGGACCGCCGCCGACGCGGTCCACGTGCCCTACGACGAGACCCTCGGCGTCCATCCGCAGTGCGAGCAGTTCACGACGTATGCCGAGTGGGACTTCGACAGCGGCACGCAGTACCCGCTCATGCTCCACGCGCCGTACTTCCAGCTCTACCGCACCCAGGTGATCAAGCAGGCGGACCTCGTCCTCGCGCTCCACTGGCGGGGCAGGATGTTCACCCCCGAGGAGAAGGCGCGCAACCTCGACTACTACGAGCGCCGGACGGTGCGCGACTCCTCGCTGTCGGCCACCACCCAGGCGGTCGTCTGCGCGGAGGTCGGGCACCTCGACCTCGCGCACGCCTACCTCCACGAGACGGCGCTCGTCGACCTGCGCGACCTCCAGGGCAACACGAGCCAGGGGCTGCACATCGCCTCGCTCGCCGGCACCTGGAGCGCCCTCGTCGACGGCTTCGGCGGCCTGCGCGACCACAACTCCCGGCCCCAGGTGTCGCCCGCGCTCCCGGACTCCGTGCGGCGGCTGTCCTTCCGCATCCTGTGGCACGGCACGCCGATCAAGGTCGAGGCCACCCACGAGACCGTCACGTGCACGCTGCTCGGGGAGGCCGGCGAGCTCGACGTCCGCATCTACGACGAGGACGTCACCGTGCGGACGGGGCACCCGGTCATCCGGCCGATGCGCGAGCGTGTGCCGCTGCTCCCGGCCCCCACCCAGCCGCCCGGGCGGGCGCCACGGCCGGCGGGCCGTCTGCCCCGGACGATCCCGGCGGAGAAGTGA
- a CDS encoding ABC transporter permease produces MFGAVELGLVYAVMALGVYLTFRILNFPDLTVDGSFTTGAATAAVLITAGTSPLLATLAGAAAGLAAGVVTGLLHTKGGINPLLAGILTQIGLYSINLRIMDGANVPLLRQDTLITPLRENGLLGGAAAIAIFGALAILVKIALDWFLHTDTGLALQATGDNEAMIRSFGVNTDRTKIVGLALSNGLVGLCGALIAQYQGFADISMGIGLIIAGLASVILGQAVFGSRVIIVSTLAVVLGSVLYRVTIQIALQAGLDPNDMKLVSAVLVVIALVLPRWGVFRRVGALRSLRRTAATTTGGQ; encoded by the coding sequence ATGTTCGGAGCAGTCGAGCTCGGCCTCGTCTACGCGGTGATGGCGCTGGGGGTCTACCTCACCTTCCGCATCCTCAACTTCCCCGACCTCACCGTCGACGGCAGCTTCACCACGGGCGCCGCCACGGCAGCCGTCCTCATCACGGCGGGGACCTCCCCGCTGCTCGCCACCCTGGCCGGCGCCGCCGCGGGACTTGCCGCGGGCGTGGTCACCGGGCTGCTCCACACCAAGGGCGGCATCAACCCGCTGCTGGCAGGCATCCTCACCCAGATCGGGCTCTACTCGATCAACCTGCGGATCATGGACGGCGCGAACGTCCCGCTGCTGCGGCAGGACACCCTCATCACCCCGCTCCGGGAGAACGGCCTGCTCGGCGGGGCCGCGGCGATCGCGATCTTCGGCGCGCTGGCGATCCTCGTCAAGATCGCCCTCGACTGGTTCCTCCACACCGACACCGGCCTCGCGCTCCAGGCGACGGGCGACAACGAGGCGATGATCCGCAGCTTCGGGGTCAACACCGACCGGACGAAGATCGTCGGCCTCGCGCTGTCGAACGGGCTCGTGGGGCTGTGCGGCGCGCTCATCGCCCAGTACCAGGGCTTCGCGGACATCTCCATGGGGATCGGCCTCATCATCGCGGGCCTCGCCTCGGTCATCCTCGGCCAGGCGGTCTTCGGCTCTCGCGTCATCATCGTCTCCACCCTCGCCGTCGTCCTCGGCTCGGTGCTCTACCGGGTGACCATCCAGATCGCGCTCCAGGCGGGCCTGGACCCCAACGACATGAAGCTCGTCTCCGCCGTCCTCGTCGTCATCGCGCTCGTGCTCCCGCGCTGGGGCGTCTTCCGGCGGGTGGGGGCGCTGCGCTCGTTGCGGCGCACGGCGGCGACGACGACGGGAGGCCAGTGA
- a CDS encoding HAD family hydrolase: MGGRGPRLGPETTNGDDVLGLPDTVRVLLFDLDGVLTETAELHVRAWKETFDAFLRDHAERVHEEYVPFDPVADYARYVDGKRRVDGVRDFLGSRDITLPTGTPTDGPERETLNGIGNRKNERVLQLMRDEGVKVFPGSRRYLEEARARSLPCAVVSSSANAALVLDVTGLESQIDVLVDGSLAHALGLPGKPAPDTYLEAARRMGVPPAEAAVFEDALAGVAAGHAGHFGYVVGVDRLGQGEALREQGADVVVTDLEELL, from the coding sequence ATGGGCGGGCGGGGTCCGCGGCTGGGACCCGAGACGACGAACGGAGACGACGTGCTCGGACTTCCCGACACCGTGAGGGTGCTCCTCTTCGACCTCGACGGCGTGCTCACGGAGACGGCGGAGCTCCACGTCCGGGCGTGGAAGGAGACCTTCGACGCCTTCCTCCGCGACCACGCCGAGCGGGTGCACGAGGAGTACGTCCCCTTCGACCCGGTGGCCGACTACGCGCGCTACGTCGACGGCAAGCGGCGCGTCGACGGCGTCCGCGACTTCCTCGGCAGCCGTGACATCACGCTGCCCACCGGCACCCCGACGGACGGTCCCGAGCGCGAGACGCTCAACGGCATCGGCAACCGGAAGAACGAACGCGTCCTGCAGCTCATGCGGGACGAGGGCGTCAAGGTCTTCCCGGGGTCCCGGCGCTACCTCGAGGAGGCTCGCGCACGGTCGCTGCCCTGCGCCGTCGTCTCCTCCAGCGCCAACGCCGCGCTCGTCCTGGACGTCACCGGGCTCGAGTCGCAGATCGACGTCCTGGTCGACGGGTCCCTCGCCCACGCGCTCGGGCTGCCGGGCAAGCCGGCGCCGGACACGTACCTCGAGGCCGCCCGGCGGATGGGCGTCCCGCCCGCCGAGGCAGCCGTGTTCGAGGACGCGCTCGCCGGGGTCGCCGCGGGCCACGCCGGGCACTTCGGGTACGTCGTCGGGGTCGACCGGCTCGGTCAGGGCGAGGCCCTGCGCGAGCAGGGCGCCGACGTCGTCGTCACCGACCTGGAGGAGCTGCTGTGA
- a CDS encoding flavodoxin family protein: protein MISSMKVLVVYESHFGNTGRVARALAEGMRGAADVEVLDIEHAPPVSELTADLLVLGAPTHVLGLSRPDSRREALERAGLPDESRKGMREWVEQADELMPPVAVYDTRTLEAKLPGSAARALVRRLRRRGVPVTLPPENFAVHGVEGPLAPGEEERAVEWGRELLRHAREHLAG, encoded by the coding sequence GTGATCAGCAGCATGAAGGTCCTCGTCGTCTACGAGTCCCACTTCGGCAACACCGGCCGCGTCGCGCGCGCCCTCGCCGAGGGCATGCGGGGTGCCGCGGACGTCGAGGTGCTCGACATCGAGCACGCCCCTCCGGTCTCCGAGCTCACCGCCGACCTCCTCGTCCTCGGCGCCCCCACTCACGTGCTCGGCCTCAGCCGGCCGGACTCGCGCCGCGAGGCGCTCGAGCGCGCCGGACTGCCCGACGAGTCGCGCAAGGGCATGCGCGAGTGGGTCGAGCAGGCCGACGAGCTCATGCCGCCGGTCGCCGTCTACGACACCCGCACCCTGGAGGCCAAGCTCCCGGGGAGCGCGGCGCGCGCCCTCGTCCGGCGGCTGCGCCGCCGCGGGGTGCCCGTCACGCTGCCCCCGGAGAACTTCGCCGTCCACGGCGTCGAGGGTCCCCTCGCGCCCGGTGAGGAGGAGCGGGCCGTGGAGTGGGGCCGCGAGCTGCTTCGCCACGCCCGTGAGCACCTCGCCGGCTGA
- a CDS encoding ABC transporter substrate-binding protein produces MKRSPLAVAALAAVALTLAACGTEEEPGADPGAGGDESRTYSIGITQIATHPSLDAAREGFKAAIEEAGLTVEWDEQSAQGDMATATSIANTFAAADHDLVLAIATPTAQATAQAITDVPILITAVTEPEGAGLVDSWDEPGGNLTGTSDLNPVRDQLGLITELRPDVGSVGIVASSGEVNSEIQIDLAREAAAELGFEIEVAMVTNSAEVQQAAESLDVDAFFMPTDNTVVSAFESLLQVAEAKGVPLVSADGESVERGAVATYGVDYELLGRQTADMALRVLLDGADPATMPIETQSELLLFVNPAAAERMGVALPADLLEAADVVVE; encoded by the coding sequence ATGAAGCGCTCCCCCCTGGCGGTCGCCGCCCTGGCCGCCGTTGCCCTCACCCTGGCCGCCTGCGGCACGGAGGAGGAACCCGGCGCGGACCCGGGAGCCGGCGGCGACGAGAGCCGCACCTACTCCATCGGGATCACCCAGATCGCGACGCACCCCTCCCTCGACGCCGCCCGCGAGGGCTTCAAGGCGGCGATCGAGGAGGCCGGGCTCACCGTCGAGTGGGACGAGCAGAGCGCCCAGGGCGACATGGCGACGGCGACGTCCATCGCCAACACCTTCGCCGCCGCGGACCACGACCTCGTGCTCGCCATCGCGACGCCGACGGCGCAGGCCACCGCCCAGGCGATCACCGACGTGCCGATCCTCATCACCGCGGTCACCGAGCCCGAGGGCGCGGGCCTCGTCGACAGCTGGGACGAGCCCGGCGGCAACCTCACCGGCACGAGCGACCTCAACCCGGTGCGCGACCAGCTCGGCCTCATCACCGAGCTCCGCCCGGACGTGGGATCCGTCGGCATCGTCGCGAGCTCGGGCGAGGTGAACTCCGAGATCCAGATCGACCTCGCCCGCGAGGCCGCCGCCGAGCTCGGCTTCGAGATCGAGGTCGCGATGGTGACGAACTCCGCCGAGGTCCAGCAGGCCGCCGAGTCCCTCGACGTCGACGCGTTCTTCATGCCGACCGACAACACCGTCGTCTCGGCCTTCGAGTCCCTCCTCCAGGTCGCCGAGGCCAAGGGCGTCCCGCTCGTGTCCGCCGACGGTGAGAGCGTCGAGCGCGGCGCCGTCGCGACCTACGGCGTGGACTACGAGCTCCTCGGCCGCCAGACCGCGGACATGGCGCTGCGGGTGCTGCTCGACGGCGCCGACCCGGCGACGATGCCGATCGAGACGCAGTCCGAGCTGCTCCTCTTCGTCAACCCGGCAGCCGCCGAGCGGATGGGCGTGGCGCTGCCCGCCGACCTGCTCGAGGCCGCGGACGTCGTCGTCGAGTAG
- a CDS encoding aminoacyl-tRNA deacylase, producing MTAAGLEHLLTRHGPVDSLEEAAAARGVPPGALVKTIVVRRAAEDYLFVLVPGNRTISWPKLRTLLGVNRLSLPDAATAKEVTGYERGTITPFGATHAWPVVADSHVRGTVSIGAGAHGVAATVDAVALVHALGAQVADVTDPL from the coding sequence ATGACGGCCGCCGGGCTCGAGCACCTCCTCACCCGGCACGGACCCGTCGACAGCCTGGAGGAGGCGGCCGCCGCCCGGGGCGTACCACCGGGTGCGCTCGTCAAGACGATCGTCGTGCGCCGCGCGGCCGAGGACTACCTCTTCGTCCTCGTCCCGGGCAACCGGACGATCTCCTGGCCCAAGCTCCGGACCCTGCTCGGGGTCAACCGGCTGTCCCTGCCGGACGCCGCGACGGCCAAGGAGGTCACCGGCTACGAGCGCGGCACCATCACGCCCTTCGGGGCGACCCACGCGTGGCCGGTCGTCGCCGACAGCCACGTGCGTGGCACGGTGTCCATCGGTGCCGGCGCGCACGGCGTCGCGGCGACGGTGGACGCCGTGGCCCTCGTCCACGCGCTGGGGGCCCAGGTCGCCGACGTCACCGACCCCCTCTGA
- a CDS encoding ABC transporter ATP-binding protein produces the protein MLSITSVSKTFFPGTPNERVALDDISLDLATGEFTTVIGSNGAGKSTLLNIVAGRITPDRGSVVVDGEDVTRLPDYRRARHLGRVFQDPLAGTAPDMTIEENLAIAYARGKRRGLRLGVTRDKRELFRRELASLELGLENRLRLKVGLLSGGQRQALSLLMATFSEPKILLLDEHTAALDPQRADLITRLTAEAVERHHLTTLMVTHNMDQALRVGTRLIMMHEGRVVVDISGERKRSATVQDLLRAFEQVKGAELDDRTLLQ, from the coding sequence ATGCTCTCCATCACGTCCGTGAGCAAGACGTTCTTCCCCGGCACGCCGAACGAGCGCGTCGCGCTCGACGACATCAGCCTCGACCTCGCCACCGGGGAGTTCACCACCGTCATCGGCTCCAACGGCGCCGGGAAGTCGACGCTGCTCAACATCGTCGCCGGGCGGATCACCCCCGACCGCGGCTCCGTCGTCGTCGACGGCGAGGACGTCACCCGGCTGCCCGACTACCGCCGGGCCCGCCACCTGGGCCGGGTCTTCCAGGACCCGCTCGCGGGCACCGCCCCGGACATGACGATCGAGGAGAACCTCGCCATCGCCTACGCCCGCGGCAAGCGGCGCGGGCTGCGGCTCGGGGTGACGCGGGACAAGCGCGAGCTCTTCCGCCGCGAGCTCGCCTCGCTCGAGCTCGGCCTGGAGAACCGGCTGCGCCTCAAGGTCGGGCTGCTGTCCGGCGGGCAGCGCCAGGCCCTGTCCCTCCTCATGGCGACGTTCAGCGAGCCGAAGATCCTCCTGCTCGACGAGCACACCGCGGCGCTGGACCCCCAGCGCGCCGACCTCATCACCCGGCTCACCGCCGAGGCCGTCGAGCGCCACCACCTCACCACGCTCATGGTCACCCACAACATGGACCAGGCCCTGCGGGTGGGCACGCGGCTCATCATGATGCACGAGGGCCGGGTGGTCGTCGACATCTCCGGCGAGCGCAAGCGCAGCGCGACCGTCCAGGACCTCCTGCGCGCCTTCGAGCAGGTCAAGGGCGCCGAGCTGGACGACCGCACGCTCCTGCAGTAG
- a CDS encoding ABC transporter permease yields the protein MLDQAPAPLAPARPAPPAPRRRRRGPGAGTALAWVLAAGVPLAFLSVFFLWPVATMVGRGFLTDGALDLSGIAEILDRPRTWRVIGVTVGQSLTATAVSLLLGVPGAYVLYRCRFRGRRLLRGFITVPFVLPTVVVGVAFRALLVETGPLGSLGLDGTFAAVVAALVFFNYALVVRTVGSLWERLDPRAEEAARALGASPWRAFRTVTLPALAPAVVSAGAVVFLFCATSFGVVLTMGGMRYGTIETEVWIQTTQFLDLRAAAVLSVLQLVVVGSALLLAGRARRRYDRSLRLRTDRSAARPLRLRGPGLRPGPDLPAAAVTAATVLGLLVTPLAYLLVGSLHAPEGWGLGNYRRLATTGGSNTLTVTVWEAAANSLRAAVDATLLAVVVGTLVAVVVSRRPRSAGGRRALGVLDAVFMLPLGVSAVTVGFGFLITLDSPPLDLRGSPLIVPVAQAVVAVPIVVRTVLPVLRAVDPRLREAAAVLGAAPGRVLATVDGPFLARGLGLAVGFAFAVSLGEFGATAFLARPQAPTLPVVIFRLIGRPGAENYGMALAASVVLAVLTATVMMLAERLRGDRMGTW from the coding sequence GTGCTCGACCAGGCACCCGCGCCCCTCGCCCCCGCCCGCCCGGCCCCGCCGGCGCCGCGGCGCCGGCGGCGCGGGCCGGGCGCCGGGACCGCGCTCGCCTGGGTCCTCGCCGCCGGGGTCCCGCTCGCCTTCCTCTCCGTCTTCTTCCTGTGGCCGGTGGCGACGATGGTCGGCCGGGGGTTCCTCACCGACGGCGCCCTCGACCTCAGCGGGATCGCCGAGATCCTCGACCGGCCGCGCACCTGGCGCGTCATCGGCGTCACCGTCGGGCAGTCGCTCACCGCGACGGCGGTCTCCCTCCTCCTCGGCGTGCCGGGCGCCTACGTCCTGTACCGCTGCCGCTTCCGCGGGCGACGCCTCCTCCGCGGCTTCATCACGGTGCCGTTCGTGCTGCCGACCGTCGTCGTCGGCGTCGCCTTCCGCGCGCTGCTCGTCGAGACGGGGCCGCTGGGCTCCCTCGGCCTCGACGGGACGTTCGCCGCGGTCGTCGCGGCGCTCGTCTTCTTCAACTACGCCCTCGTCGTGCGCACGGTCGGGTCGCTGTGGGAGCGCCTGGACCCGCGCGCCGAGGAGGCCGCCCGCGCCCTCGGCGCCTCGCCCTGGCGCGCCTTCCGGACCGTCACCCTGCCGGCGCTCGCCCCGGCGGTCGTCTCGGCCGGCGCCGTCGTCTTCCTCTTCTGTGCGACCTCCTTCGGCGTCGTCCTCACGATGGGCGGGATGCGGTACGGCACCATCGAGACCGAGGTGTGGATCCAGACCACCCAGTTCCTCGACCTGCGCGCGGCCGCCGTCCTGTCGGTGCTCCAGCTCGTCGTCGTCGGGTCGGCGCTGCTCCTCGCGGGCCGCGCCCGCCGGCGCTACGACCGGTCCCTGCGGCTGCGGACCGACCGGTCGGCCGCCCGCCCGCTGCGCCTGCGCGGCCCGGGCCTGCGCCCGGGCCCGGACCTCCCGGCAGCGGCGGTCACCGCCGCCACGGTCCTCGGGCTGCTCGTCACGCCGCTCGCCTACCTGCTCGTCGGCTCGCTGCACGCCCCGGAGGGCTGGGGGCTGGGCAACTACCGCCGCCTCGCCACCACCGGCGGGTCGAACACCCTCACCGTCACCGTGTGGGAGGCCGCCGCGAACTCGCTGCGCGCGGCGGTCGACGCGACGTTGCTCGCCGTCGTCGTCGGCACGCTCGTCGCGGTCGTCGTCTCCCGCCGCCCGCGCTCGGCCGGCGGCCGACGTGCGCTCGGCGTCCTCGACGCGGTCTTCATGCTGCCGCTCGGGGTCTCGGCGGTGACGGTCGGCTTCGGCTTCCTCATCACCCTCGACTCCCCGCCGCTGGACCTGCGCGGCTCCCCGCTCATCGTCCCGGTCGCCCAGGCGGTCGTCGCCGTGCCGATCGTCGTGCGCACCGTGCTGCCGGTCCTGCGCGCCGTCGACCCGCGGCTGCGCGAGGCCGCGGCCGTCCTGGGCGCCGCCCCCGGCCGGGTGCTCGCCACCGTCGACGGGCCCTTCCTCGCCCGCGGGCTCGGGCTCGCCGTCGGCTTCGCCTTCGCCGTCTCGCTCGGGGAGTTCGGGGCGACGGCGTTCCTCGCCCGGCCGCAGGCCCCCACGCTGCCGGTGGTGATCTTCCGGCTCATCGGCCGGCCCGGCGCGGAGAACTACGGGATGGCGCTCGCGGCGTCCGTCGTCCTGGCCGTCCTCACCGCGACGGTGATGATGCTCGCCGAGAGGCTCCGAGGGGACAGGATGGGGACGTGGTGA
- a CDS encoding ABC transporter ATP-binding protein, which translates to MVNGLEVREVVVTYPGGPTAVDGVSLDVPEGEVLALLGPSGCGKSSLLRAVAGLEPLAAGDLRWDGRSVAHLPVHRRGFGLMFQDGQLFPHRHVAGNIAYGLAGRPRAERAERVAELLDLVGLNGYGDRPVTTLSGGEQQRVALARSLAPRPRLLLLDEPLSSLDRSLREHLAGELRDIIRAAGTTAVYVTHDHDEAFTVASRIAVMSRGKVLQADTPEQLWRAPASEEVARFLGYGPVLDAVADGGALRTPVGTVAAPAGTGERAVRLALGPRALVPDDAGARLPVRGWRMRRGERELDVTLPDGQGAVVRVPGEDRAPAEVGVRLAAEHVAVVPGGGR; encoded by the coding sequence GTGGTGAACGGTCTGGAGGTCCGCGAGGTCGTCGTCACCTACCCCGGTGGCCCGACGGCGGTGGACGGGGTGAGCCTCGACGTGCCCGAGGGGGAGGTGCTCGCCCTCCTCGGCCCGTCCGGCTGCGGCAAGTCCTCCCTGCTGCGCGCCGTCGCCGGCCTCGAGCCGCTCGCCGCAGGGGACCTGCGGTGGGACGGGCGGTCGGTGGCCCACCTGCCCGTGCACCGGCGCGGCTTCGGGCTCATGTTCCAGGACGGGCAGCTCTTCCCCCACCGGCACGTCGCCGGGAACATCGCCTACGGCCTCGCCGGCCGGCCGCGCGCCGAGCGCGCGGAACGGGTCGCCGAGCTCCTCGACCTCGTCGGGCTCAACGGGTACGGCGACCGGCCGGTGACGACCCTGTCCGGCGGGGAGCAGCAGCGGGTGGCCCTGGCCCGCTCCCTCGCGCCGCGCCCGCGCCTGCTCCTCCTCGACGAGCCGCTGTCCTCCCTCGACCGCTCGTTGCGCGAGCACCTCGCCGGGGAGCTGCGCGACATCATCCGCGCGGCCGGGACCACCGCCGTCTACGTCACCCACGACCACGACGAGGCCTTCACCGTCGCCTCCCGCATCGCCGTCATGTCCCGCGGCAAGGTGCTCCAGGCGGACACCCCCGAACAGCTGTGGCGCGCCCCGGCGAGCGAGGAGGTCGCCCGGTTCCTCGGCTACGGTCCCGTGCTCGACGCCGTCGCCGACGGCGGTGCCCTGCGCACCCCGGTCGGCACCGTGGCGGCGCCGGCCGGCACGGGGGAGCGGGCCGTGCGGCTCGCGCTCGGTCCCCGCGCGCTCGTCCCCGACGACGCCGGCGCCCGGCTGCCCGTGCGCGGGTGGCGGATGCGGCGCGGGGAACGCGAGCTCGACGTCACGCTGCCCGACGGGCAGGGCGCCGTCGTGCGCGTGCCGGGCGAGGACCGCGCCCCCGCGGAGGTCGGCGTCCGCCTCGCGGCCGAGCACGTCGCCGTCGTCCCCGGAGGTGGCCGGTGA